In the Akkermansiaceae bacterium genome, one interval contains:
- a CDS encoding class I SAM-dependent methyltransferase, with the protein MPARVVIPEILDRLPADDPEALRSRRDLRRINFFMGNERWVLATARRFPEAAAMGITELGAGDGHLTVALARLHPETKVTALDLAPPPTDLPENVVWNQVDLFRSPTPPQGGILIANLFLHHFEGDALQDLGRLAEGFRVLIFCEPLRARLPHLLGYAAHPFINRVTRHDMHVSIDAGFSANELPRLMDLSEKRWMIAEHSTWRGALRVLGCRA; encoded by the coding sequence GTGCCCGCCCGCGTCGTCATTCCTGAAATCCTCGACCGCCTGCCCGCGGATGATCCGGAGGCGCTGCGCAGCCGGAGGGATCTGCGGCGCATCAATTTCTTCATGGGAAACGAGCGCTGGGTGCTGGCCACCGCGCGGCGTTTCCCCGAAGCCGCGGCCATGGGCATCACGGAGCTGGGTGCGGGGGACGGGCATCTCACGGTGGCGCTGGCACGGCTCCACCCGGAAACAAAGGTCACCGCGCTGGATCTGGCACCGCCACCAACGGATCTGCCGGAAAACGTGGTCTGGAATCAAGTCGACCTGTTCCGGTCCCCCACCCCGCCGCAGGGCGGCATTCTGATCGCCAACCTTTTCCTCCATCACTTCGAGGGAGATGCGCTGCAGGATCTGGGCAGGCTGGCGGAGGGCTTCCGTGTCCTCATTTTCTGCGAGCCGCTGCGGGCACGGCTCCCTCATCTGCTGGGCTACGCCGCCCACCCGTTCATCAACCGGGTCACCCGCCATGACATGCACGTGAGCATCGACGCCGGATTCTCCGCCAACGAGTTGCCACGGCTGATGGATCTATCCGAAAAACGCTGGATGATCGCAGAACATTCCACATGGCGCGGTGCGCTGCGCGTGTTAGGTTGCCGCGCTTGA
- a CDS encoding Gfo/Idh/MocA family oxidoreductase yields MMISTGTTRRTFLQTSFMTAAAMAAMGRENGGKLRVAVIGHTGMGDYGHGLDKMWLEVPGVEMVGVADAGGLEKAAANLPGVKGFKDYREMLAEVKPDIVSVAPRHMAEHHAMTMAAIAAGAKGIYIEKPFCPTLREAEKIVEAADAKGVKIAVAHRNRFHPVLPVVKKLVEDGRIGRLLEIRTRGKEDHRGGMLDLWVLGSHVLDLAVYFTGDPLSCTATVLKDGKPVVKADVVEGKEGSGPSAGNEVHARYETKSGVPVFFDSIASAGTKEGAFGLQLIGTKGIIDLRIDIEPLAHIMEGNPVVMSKEPRAWVPISTAGIGVPEPIEKLGRKVGGHLAAAEDLIASMRDAERQPLCSAASGAMTVAMISAVMASHVRGGARVEMPLTEKGNPFGGWK; encoded by the coding sequence ATGATGATTTCCACAGGCACCACCCGGCGGACTTTCCTGCAGACCTCGTTCATGACGGCGGCGGCCATGGCCGCGATGGGCCGGGAGAACGGAGGAAAGTTGCGCGTCGCCGTGATCGGCCATACGGGGATGGGTGACTACGGCCACGGCCTGGACAAGATGTGGCTGGAGGTGCCGGGCGTGGAGATGGTGGGCGTGGCGGACGCGGGCGGACTGGAGAAGGCGGCGGCCAATCTCCCCGGGGTGAAGGGTTTCAAGGACTACCGGGAGATGCTGGCGGAGGTGAAGCCGGACATCGTTTCCGTGGCTCCGCGGCATATGGCGGAGCACCACGCCATGACCATGGCCGCCATAGCCGCCGGGGCGAAGGGCATCTATATCGAGAAACCTTTCTGCCCCACCCTGCGGGAAGCGGAGAAGATCGTGGAAGCGGCCGATGCGAAGGGAGTGAAGATCGCCGTGGCGCACCGCAACCGCTTCCACCCCGTCCTGCCGGTGGTGAAGAAATTGGTGGAGGATGGCAGGATCGGCCGGTTGCTGGAGATCCGCACGCGGGGGAAGGAAGACCACCGCGGCGGCATGCTGGACCTGTGGGTGCTGGGTTCCCACGTGCTGGACCTGGCGGTCTATTTCACGGGAGATCCGTTGTCCTGCACCGCCACCGTGCTGAAGGACGGGAAGCCGGTGGTGAAGGCGGACGTCGTGGAGGGCAAGGAAGGCAGTGGTCCGTCCGCCGGAAATGAAGTGCACGCCCGCTACGAAACGAAGTCCGGCGTACCCGTGTTCTTCGACTCCATCGCCAGCGCGGGGACAAAGGAAGGCGCGTTCGGCCTCCAGCTCATCGGCACGAAGGGAATCATCGACCTGCGGATCGACATCGAGCCGCTGGCCCACATCATGGAGGGGAACCCCGTGGTGATGTCGAAGGAACCGCGGGCCTGGGTGCCCATCAGCACCGCGGGCATCGGCGTGCCGGAGCCCATCGAAAAGCTGGGCCGGAAAGTCGGCGGGCATCTCGCTGCGGCGGAGGACCTCATCGCCTCCATGCGGGATGCGGAGCGACAGCCGCTTTGCTCCGCCGCATCCGGCGCGATGACCGTTGCCATGATCTCCGCCGTGATGGCTTCCCATGTCCGCGGCGGCGCACGCGTGGAAATGCCGCTGACGGAGAAAGGGAATCCCTTCGGCGGGTGGAAGTGA
- a CDS encoding ATP-binding cassette domain-containing protein, with amino-acid sequence MSAPSAITALATSASFEDPVLQSVYRCLTWLAAGDTEALEAFCRYTEERIGMFLPAARAALVSEVMLRRAEVPSTVEPPAATEHQIYLTINLVEAAATLPPSLAAPLAEKIASLGWTRPWLEKAAAFIGGSSVGQDGILSFSSSPAPTGHLALRGLPGGKLRAMESGGHWFVRHDCPEPLVFSGLRWPARHSQWLKEADHILIGGEERLDLSTVSALAAATAFPDLHVLPDADGLAVSSTAEGTLARLSWENGWFLTPYAAILLNGRRITEPVPILPADQLAIGGRKLPAARLIRCASYGVRGSWSLRLDHATLRFPDGQSGLDDITLALESGDMVAVMGPSGCGKSTLMSVLSGGLSLTSGKVTISPPASRPSFALVPQDDVLFAELTVTENLRYAAALRTTEAAPDISGTLAAVGLEAKGALRVGSVTEKVLSGGERKRLNIGLELIGRPDALLLDEPTSGLSSADAEGVMKILRARADAGVLVMAVIHQPSPEVFARFDKVIVLDVGGRLAFFGTPEATRDYFGIHAAGAVRQNWGPDAILDSLVGRRTTLDGGAQRRNFDPAFWKLRYAGARHAYEPPLIRREQAPAAPQGGTAGKPWLVLKAFTLLRRESLRRVRGWRSVAASCVIAVLLAAIVAWVCRIITGEGGYSFTANRHLPAFCFLNVILVQFLALSSSVQEVVKDRAHRLRERLLRIPGRYWLLAKLPGLAFQSALQAALVVWTGAWIIGLPYGKMELWLALTLAGWTSVALGLFVSALPGISERVALAAVPLMLVPQMILCGAAPFDFKDLSHLHWPNQRPVIREDEPAPPPWPAQAMPSRWAYQAAICGLRDHPSIIPNEDLKPLFKTYNFARSLVNVWKTDPAAFLDRLEEKTGRRLTEAEVRTDITRLVLNDKRSAKEVADTFGHLVPDTFFLKPIRNEFFLEYAASTFPPVTILYGKKFEPAVDARWKMGLLGVILLHAAFLVIEISPRMFFSFIRRRKP; translated from the coding sequence ATGTCCGCGCCCTCCGCCATCACCGCGCTCGCCACCTCCGCCTCGTTCGAGGATCCGGTGCTGCAGTCGGTCTACCGCTGTCTGACGTGGTTGGCGGCGGGGGATACGGAGGCGCTGGAGGCGTTCTGCCGCTACACGGAGGAGCGCATCGGGATGTTCCTGCCTGCTGCCCGTGCGGCACTCGTTTCGGAGGTGATGCTGCGCCGCGCGGAAGTCCCCTCCACCGTGGAACCGCCCGCCGCCACGGAACACCAGATCTATCTCACCATCAACCTGGTGGAAGCCGCCGCCACGCTGCCGCCGTCTTTGGCCGCGCCGCTGGCGGAAAAGATCGCCTCGCTGGGCTGGACCAGGCCATGGCTGGAAAAAGCCGCGGCGTTCATCGGCGGATCCTCCGTGGGACAGGACGGCATCCTTTCCTTTTCCAGCTCTCCCGCACCGACGGGCCACCTCGCGCTGCGCGGCTTGCCCGGTGGAAAGCTCCGCGCCATGGAAAGCGGCGGCCATTGGTTCGTCCGGCACGATTGCCCGGAGCCTCTCGTTTTCTCCGGCCTGCGCTGGCCCGCTCGGCACAGCCAGTGGCTGAAGGAAGCGGACCACATCCTCATCGGCGGAGAGGAACGGCTGGACCTGTCCACCGTGTCCGCCCTCGCGGCGGCGACCGCTTTTCCCGACCTCCATGTCCTGCCGGATGCGGATGGGCTGGCGGTTTCCTCCACTGCGGAGGGCACCTTGGCGCGGCTGTCGTGGGAAAATGGATGGTTCCTCACTCCGTATGCCGCCATCCTTTTGAACGGCCGCCGGATCACGGAGCCGGTTCCCATCCTGCCCGCGGACCAGCTCGCCATCGGCGGGCGGAAACTTCCCGCCGCGAGGCTCATCCGCTGTGCCAGCTACGGCGTACGTGGTAGTTGGTCGTTGCGCCTGGACCACGCCACCCTGCGCTTTCCGGACGGACAGTCCGGGCTGGATGACATCACGCTGGCCCTGGAATCCGGGGACATGGTCGCCGTCATGGGTCCCAGCGGCTGCGGCAAGTCCACGCTGATGAGCGTGCTGTCGGGAGGGCTGTCCCTCACCTCGGGCAAGGTCACCATTTCACCGCCGGCCAGCCGTCCGTCCTTTGCGCTGGTGCCGCAGGACGACGTGCTTTTTGCGGAACTCACCGTTACGGAGAACCTCCGCTACGCCGCCGCCCTCCGCACGACGGAGGCCGCGCCCGATATTTCCGGAACCCTCGCCGCCGTCGGACTGGAGGCGAAGGGTGCGCTCCGTGTGGGCAGTGTGACGGAAAAGGTGCTCAGTGGCGGCGAGCGGAAGCGGCTCAACATCGGCCTGGAACTCATCGGCCGTCCGGATGCCCTGTTGCTGGATGAACCCACCTCCGGCCTCTCCAGCGCGGATGCGGAAGGGGTCATGAAAATCCTCCGCGCACGGGCGGATGCGGGCGTGCTGGTCATGGCCGTGATCCACCAGCCATCACCTGAGGTCTTCGCCAGGTTTGACAAAGTCATCGTGCTGGATGTCGGCGGGCGGCTCGCGTTTTTCGGTACTCCGGAGGCGACGCGGGACTACTTCGGCATCCATGCGGCGGGAGCGGTGCGCCAGAACTGGGGGCCTGACGCCATCCTCGATTCGCTGGTCGGCAGGCGGACCACGCTCGACGGGGGGGCGCAACGGCGGAATTTCGATCCCGCGTTCTGGAAGCTGCGCTACGCCGGTGCCCGCCATGCCTATGAGCCACCGCTCATCCGCCGGGAGCAAGCTCCCGCGGCACCGCAGGGGGGCACCGCCGGAAAGCCATGGCTCGTCCTCAAGGCCTTCACCCTGTTGCGGCGGGAGTCACTGAGGCGTGTGCGCGGCTGGCGTTCCGTCGCCGCGTCCTGCGTCATCGCCGTGCTGCTCGCCGCCATCGTCGCCTGGGTCTGCCGCATCATCACGGGGGAGGGGGGATACTCCTTCACCGCGAACCGGCATCTGCCCGCGTTCTGTTTCCTGAATGTCATCCTCGTCCAGTTCCTCGCACTTTCCTCCTCCGTGCAGGAGGTGGTGAAAGACCGCGCCCACCGGCTGCGCGAGCGGCTGCTGAGGATACCGGGCAGATACTGGCTGCTGGCGAAGCTCCCCGGGCTGGCCTTCCAGAGCGCCCTCCAGGCCGCGCTGGTGGTGTGGACCGGCGCATGGATCATCGGCCTGCCGTATGGAAAAATGGAGCTGTGGCTGGCCCTCACGCTCGCCGGGTGGACCAGCGTGGCGCTCGGCCTGTTCGTCTCCGCGCTCCCGGGCATCTCGGAACGCGTGGCGCTGGCCGCCGTTCCGCTCATGCTGGTGCCGCAGATGATCCTCTGCGGAGCCGCGCCCTTCGATTTCAAGGATCTCTCCCACCTCCACTGGCCCAACCAGCGCCCCGTCATCCGGGAAGACGAGCCCGCGCCTCCGCCCTGGCCCGCACAGGCCATGCCGTCCCGCTGGGCCTACCAGGCCGCCATCTGCGGATTGCGCGACCATCCCTCCATCATCCCGAACGAGGATCTGAAGCCGCTTTTCAAAACCTACAACTTCGCCCGCTCCCTGGTGAATGTCTGGAAAACCGATCCCGCCGCTTTCCTCGACCGGTTGGAGGAAAAGACAGGCCGCCGCCTGACCGAAGCAGAGGTCCGGACGGACATCACCCGCCTCGTTCTCAACGACAAGCGGTCCGCGAAGGAAGTGGCGGACACCTTCGGCCATCTGGTGCCGGATACGTTCTTCCTCAAGCCCATCCGCAACGAATTTTTCCTCGAATACGCCGCCTCGACCTTTCCGCCGGTCACCATCCTTTACGGAAAGAAATTTGAGCCTGCCGTGGATGCCCGCTGGAAAATGGGCCTTCTGGGCGTGATCCTGCTTCACGCCGCGTTCCTGGTCATCGAGATATCCCCGCGGATGTTCTTCTCGTTCATCCGCCGCAGAAAGCCATGA
- a CDS encoding DUF1592 domain-containing protein, with protein MIFRSGAFLATAVSLTTAHAAGTDWQTVRPIMEKYCIECHGGKRTRGGVDLKQVLDDPQVAGNFELWEKVAHAMASGDMPPEDDPQLATPEKELITKWLDGSLKAAAKENAGDPGHVTVRRLTNAEYDNTIRALTGIDYGFAKDFLPDGGGGEGFSNVGDVLFVSPQQIDKYLAAARKLTEHAAILPGRGVMFQDTRVGLRGPLQLKDQAERALYIWYQKMAEPHIPKDGEDMREGDYMTACWKFKHREKTGAESLDQLAKEAGLSAAFLANWWDMLNSDKIKSRFLDLTRVDWRELPGPDEANPKAIPAAVAAKISAIEAQRQSWTNTDGAAGWVRTQRRQQDSDGLRAYEMTTPTKAGQPIHLVVGDTGDGSRGDMVIIEKIAIKRNGKFENYVTWLKRRIEGNSTELKKLEAAQDADPARIAGLKKAVDDGAKALALFGKHPLGKPVEETMLVLQAPVVVTLPFGEEAAVTVKGRLEMSGPEVDFATVQFTATGANPPDPTKIIPGALVMWKRQTEIARSTMGDFGRMKTVFPDEYARRLEQVARNYRFKDGKNEGVYYFSDAQLNGFISEQEQDRLRRMLKDWRILSPRNPDAKLQKEWDQSVQGHLHHFASRAWRRPLAAEEKAGLNAIYDEARSRELDRESAAREVLMRVFISPDFIFRLEKSDQPGVHPVDAWELASRLSYFLWSSSPDDALRKAAADGSLLKPEVLEAQTKRMLAGKSSAALAEEFAGQWLKFHNFSKHSTVDAGKFPEFTPELRADMHRETKEFFSHLIRNDRPVKEIILADYTFLNERLAKHYGIPGVTGGEFRKVPVSSHHRGGILGMGSVLVKTSFPQRTSPVLRGDWLLHAVLGMPTPPAPADVPPFPEHSDKPMTVREKLESHRAEKACASCHDKIDPLGFALEGFDALGRFREKDENGLAIDDTGSLKDGTTMDGIAGLRDYLALHDREFNQVLARKLIGYALGRSVLPSDKVLIEEIASSLKSSEGKFSTAVLAVVRSPQFLNRRNE; from the coding sequence ATGATTTTCCGTTCCGGAGCTTTCCTCGCCACCGCCGTTTCCCTGACCACTGCGCACGCCGCCGGGACGGACTGGCAGACGGTGCGTCCCATCATGGAGAAATACTGCATCGAGTGCCATGGCGGGAAGCGGACGAGGGGTGGTGTGGACCTGAAGCAGGTGCTGGATGATCCGCAGGTGGCGGGCAATTTCGAGCTGTGGGAAAAGGTCGCCCATGCCATGGCGAGCGGCGACATGCCCCCGGAGGATGATCCCCAGCTTGCCACGCCGGAAAAGGAGCTGATCACGAAGTGGTTGGATGGATCCCTCAAAGCTGCGGCGAAGGAAAATGCGGGCGACCCCGGCCACGTCACCGTCCGCCGCCTGACGAACGCGGAGTATGACAACACCATCCGCGCGCTGACCGGCATCGACTATGGTTTTGCGAAGGATTTCCTACCCGACGGCGGTGGTGGTGAGGGCTTTTCCAATGTGGGGGACGTGCTTTTCGTCAGCCCGCAGCAGATCGACAAATACCTGGCCGCCGCACGCAAGCTGACCGAGCACGCCGCCATCCTGCCGGGCCGCGGCGTCATGTTCCAGGACACCCGCGTCGGCCTGCGCGGTCCGCTCCAGTTGAAGGACCAGGCGGAGCGCGCGCTCTACATCTGGTACCAGAAAATGGCGGAGCCGCACATCCCGAAGGACGGGGAGGACATGCGGGAGGGCGACTACATGACCGCCTGCTGGAAGTTCAAGCACCGGGAGAAGACCGGCGCGGAATCGCTCGACCAGCTCGCGAAGGAAGCCGGGCTTTCCGCCGCGTTCCTCGCCAACTGGTGGGACATGCTCAACAGCGACAAGATCAAGTCGCGTTTCCTCGACCTGACACGCGTGGACTGGCGCGAACTGCCGGGCCCGGATGAGGCGAACCCTAAGGCGATCCCCGCAGCCGTCGCCGCGAAAATCTCCGCCATCGAGGCCCAGCGCCAGTCCTGGACCAACACGGACGGAGCCGCCGGCTGGGTGCGGACCCAGCGCCGCCAGCAGGACTCCGACGGTCTGCGCGCCTATGAGATGACCACCCCCACCAAGGCCGGTCAGCCGATCCATCTCGTGGTCGGTGATACCGGCGATGGCAGCCGCGGTGACATGGTCATCATCGAGAAGATCGCCATCAAGCGGAACGGCAAGTTCGAGAACTACGTCACCTGGCTGAAGCGCCGGATCGAGGGGAACAGCACGGAGCTGAAAAAGCTGGAGGCTGCACAGGACGCGGATCCCGCCCGCATCGCGGGACTGAAGAAAGCCGTGGATGACGGCGCGAAGGCGCTGGCCCTTTTCGGCAAGCATCCGCTCGGCAAGCCGGTGGAGGAAACCATGCTGGTGCTACAGGCTCCGGTGGTCGTCACCCTGCCCTTCGGGGAGGAGGCGGCCGTGACCGTCAAGGGACGGCTGGAAATGTCCGGTCCGGAGGTGGATTTCGCCACCGTCCAGTTCACCGCCACGGGAGCGAATCCACCCGATCCGACGAAGATCATCCCCGGCGCGCTGGTCATGTGGAAGCGGCAGACGGAAATCGCCCGCAGCACCATGGGCGACTTCGGCAGGATGAAGACCGTCTTTCCGGATGAATACGCCCGCCGTCTGGAGCAGGTGGCGCGGAACTACCGCTTCAAGGACGGAAAGAACGAGGGCGTCTATTACTTCAGCGATGCCCAGCTCAACGGCTTCATCAGCGAACAGGAGCAGGACCGCCTCCGCCGGATGCTGAAGGACTGGCGCATCCTCAGTCCACGGAACCCGGATGCGAAGCTCCAGAAGGAGTGGGACCAGTCGGTGCAGGGGCATCTCCACCACTTTGCGTCCAGGGCTTGGCGCAGGCCGCTGGCCGCGGAGGAGAAGGCCGGTCTGAACGCCATCTACGATGAGGCCCGTAGCCGCGAGCTGGACCGGGAATCCGCCGCCCGCGAGGTGCTGATGCGCGTCTTCATTTCCCCCGACTTCATCTTCCGCCTCGAAAAATCGGACCAGCCCGGCGTCCATCCGGTGGATGCCTGGGAACTGGCCTCCCGCCTGAGCTACTTCCTCTGGTCGTCCAGTCCGGACGACGCGCTGCGGAAGGCCGCTGCGGATGGATCCCTGCTGAAGCCGGAGGTGCTGGAGGCCCAGACGAAACGGATGCTCGCCGGAAAAAGCTCCGCCGCGCTGGCGGAGGAGTTCGCCGGACAGTGGCTCAAGTTCCACAATTTCAGCAAGCACTCCACGGTGGACGCCGGAAAGTTCCCCGAGTTCACGCCGGAACTGCGGGCGGACATGCACCGCGAAACGAAGGAGTTCTTCAGCCACCTCATCCGCAACGACCGCCCGGTGAAGGAGATCATCCTGGCCGACTACACCTTCCTCAACGAGCGGCTGGCGAAGCACTACGGCATCCCCGGCGTGACCGGCGGTGAGTTCCGGAAAGTGCCCGTTTCCTCCCACCACCGCGGCGGCATTCTGGGCATGGGCAGCGTGCTGGTGAAGACCTCCTTCCCCCAGCGCACCAGTCCGGTGCTGCGCGGTGACTGGCTGCTCCACGCCGTGCTGGGCATGCCGACCCCACCAGCGCCCGCCGATGTCCCGCCTTTCCCGGAACACTCCGACAAGCCGATGACCGTCCGCGAAAAGCTCGAGTCCCACCGGGCCGAGAAAGCCTGCGCCTCCTGCCATGACAAGATCGACCCGCTCGGCTTCGCGCTCGAGGGATTCGACGCCCTCGGCAGGTTCCGCGAAAAGGACGAGAACGGTCTGGCGATCGATGATACCGGCTCCCTCAAGGACGGGACCACCATGGATGGCATCGCGGGACTGCGCGACTACCTCGCCCTGCATGACCGGGAGTTCAACCAGGTGCTCGCCCGCAAGCTCATCGGCTACGCCCTTGGCCGCTCCGTCCTGCCGAGCGACAAGGTGCTCATCGAGGAGATCGCGTCATCGCTGAAATCTTCCGAAGGGAAATTCTCCACCGCGGTATTGGCCGTCGTCCGGAGTCCCCAGTTCCTCAACCGGAGGAATGAGTGA
- a CDS encoding IS110 family transposase yields MQDAHQTLSHFAGFDWAKDHHDAVIIDRDGKIVADFRFDHSAAGWRQWAETVRQWPAPGVAVETTCGHAVDQLLDSGVALYPVHPMSAKRYRERKTSAGNKTDRLDAWALADALRIDAHTWRQLGPQDPLAAELRLLCRDEVALIGERTALINQLQQALLEYYPTALEAFDDWTSPTAWAFVEAFPDAAALLKAGKRKWDNFFHARHLRSYPCPSAALAMWIMQESLIPPVEELGTPDDGQYRGGEFPFGRFQR; encoded by the coding sequence ATGCAGGACGCCCACCAAACACTCAGCCACTTCGCCGGCTTCGATTGGGCGAAGGATCACCACGATGCCGTCATCATCGACCGTGACGGCAAGATCGTCGCCGATTTCCGTTTCGACCACAGCGCCGCCGGCTGGCGGCAGTGGGCCGAGACCGTCCGCCAATGGCCCGCCCCCGGCGTCGCCGTGGAGACCACCTGCGGCCATGCCGTGGACCAGTTGCTGGACAGTGGTGTCGCGCTTTATCCTGTCCATCCGATGAGCGCCAAGCGCTACCGTGAGCGCAAGACCAGCGCTGGCAACAAGACCGACCGCCTTGATGCCTGGGCCTTGGCCGATGCCCTGCGCATCGATGCCCATACCTGGCGACAACTCGGGCCGCAGGATCCGCTGGCTGCCGAACTGCGGCTGCTATGCCGTGACGAGGTCGCTCTCATCGGGGAGCGCACCGCATTGATCAATCAACTCCAACAGGCTTTGCTGGAGTACTACCCGACGGCACTTGAAGCCTTCGACGACTGGACCAGTCCCACGGCATGGGCTTTTGTCGAAGCCTTTCCGGATGCCGCGGCTCTGCTCAAGGCCGGCAAACGCAAGTGGGACAATTTCTTTCACGCCCGGCATCTTCGCTCCTATCCCTGTCCTTCAGCGGCATTGGCTATGTGGATCATGCAGGAATCACTCATTCCTCCGGTTGAGGAACTGGGGACTCCGGACGACGGCCAATACCGCGGTGGAGAATTTCCCTTCGGAAGATTTCAGCGATGA